TCGAACGGGTTGGGACGGATGGCCGGACCAACCTGCTCGTCGATACCGGGCCCGATATGGTGCCGCAACTTCTGGATTCGGGCATCCGGACGCTTGACGCGGTGGTCTGGACCCATGCCCATGCCGACCATATTCACGGGATCGACGATCTGCGCCAGCTTGCCTATAATGCGCAGGAGCGGGTAAAGGGCTATGCCGATGCGCCGACCACGCAGGCGCTGACAAGCCGGTTCGGCTATCTGTTCAAGAGCCCGCCCGGCTCGCAATACCCGCCAATCTGCGACCTGCACCCGCTTGACGGGCCGATCACCGTGACCGGCGCAGGGGGCGATATCCGCGTCACCCCCTTTACCGTGCCGCACGGGGCGATCACCGCACTCGGGCTGAGGATCGAGACCGCCTCGGGCGGGATCATCTACTTGCCAGACGTGCAGCATATTCCCGACGAGGCATGGGACATCATCGGCACGCCGGAGATCTTTATCTGCGACGCGCTGCGCTATAAGCCGCATCCGAGCCATGCGCATCTGGCGCTGGCGGTGGAATGGATCAATTCTGCCCGCGCCCGTCAGGGCGTGCTGACCAATATGCATATCGATCTCGATTACGACGAGGTCGCGAACGAAACACCGGATCATGTCGTGCCGGCCTATGACGGCATGGTGCTCGAGGCCCGCTCTTGAGCGCATTATTCGACGTGGTGCTGCCGGTCTTTCTGGTGGTCGGCTTTGGCTATGCCGTCAGCTGGCGCGGATGGTTCTCGGAATCCGCGGTGGATGGCGTGATGCGCTTCGCGCAAAATTTCGCGGTGCCGGTGCTGCTCTTCCAGTCCATTGCCCGGCTCGATCTATCGGCCGAGTTCAACCTGCCGATGCTGGCGGCCTTCTATACGGGTGCGCTTGTCTCATTCGCCATCGGTGCGTTCGGCGCGCGCTGGATGGGCCGCCCGCCCGAGGATGCGGTCGCCATCGGCTTTGTCTGCCTGTTCTCGAATTCGCTGCTGCTCGGGGTGCCGATCACCGAGCGCGCTTACGGCACCGAGGCTCTGGCCGGGAACTGGACGATCATCGCGCTGCATTCTCCGCTGCTTTACACCTTCGGTATCACGGTGATGGAGTTCACCCGCGCCAGCGGGCAGGATCTCTCGATCGGGCGGGTGGCGATCCGGGCGCTGACCGGGGCACTGCGGACCCCGCTGGTGATCGGCATCCTGTCGGGCGCGGCGATGAACCTGATGCTTCAGGCCGGGCTGGTGCTGCCGGGCAGTTTCTGGGACGGGGTCGCGCTAATGGCGCGGGCCGCCCTGCCCTCGGCGCTGTTCGCGCTTGGCGGGATCCTGTTCCGCTACAAACCCGAGGGTGACAGCCGCGTCATTGCCATGTGCTGCGCCGTGGCGCTGATCCTGCACCCGGCGATCACCTATGGGCTGGGGCGCTTGCTGTCGCTTGACGTTCCGGCGATGCGCTCGGCGGTGATGACGGCGGCGATGGCGCCCGGGGTGAACGCCTATCTTTTTGCCTCGATCTATGGCGTCGCAAAGCGGGTCTCTGCCTCGGCGGTGCTGATCGCGACGGCGCTGTCAATCCTCAGCGTCTCGGTCTGGGTGATGATCCTGCCCTAGCCGGGGGTGACACCGCGAATACGCTCGGACCGGCGGCGAAGCAGTTCGACCGTGGTCAGCAGCGCAATCGAAAAGCCGACGAGCAGCGTCGCCACCGCGAGAATCGCCGGGCTGATCTGTTCGCGGATGCCGATCCACATCTGGCGCGGGATGGTCTGCTGCTCGGGTCCGGCGATGAACAGCACCACCACCACCTCATCGAATGAGGTGACAAAGGCAAACAGCGCGCCGGAAATCACCCCGGGCAGGATCAGCGGCATGGTGATGCGAAAGAAGGTCGTGCGCGGGTTGGCCCCGAGGCTCGCCGCAGCCCGGTTCAGCGACTGGTCGAAGCCGATCAGCGTCGCCGTCACCGTGATGATGACAAAGGGCACGCCGAGCGTCGCATGGGCGAGGATCACGCCCAGATAGGTATTGGCCAGGCAGCCGCGATTGGACAGGACCGGGCTGAACAGATCCTGCATCCACGATCCCTGCGGCACGCAGGCCGAGGAGTAGAAGAAGAACAGCCCGGTTGCGGTAATAATCAGCGGGACGATCATGGGCGAGATCAGCGTCGCCATGATGAGCCGGCGATACGGCATCTCGGAACGCGACAGCCCGAGCGCCGCCAATGTTCCCAGCACCGTGGCGAGGATGGTCGAGAAAACCCCCACGAAAAGCGAGTTCTTCGCCGCGTTCACCCAGTTGGAATTGGCCCACATATCCGCGAACCAAGCCGCGTCGCGCGGTGCATCGGGCCGGGCCATGCCGAAGGTCGCCAGCCGGTCATACCATTGCAGCGAATATCCCTCGGGGTCGAGCGACAGCATCTCTTGGGTGAAGGTGAAAAAACGGTCGGCGTTAAAGCTGAGCGGGATGATGACCACGATCGGCGCGATCAGGAAGAAGAAGATCAACGCGCATAGCAGCAGATAGCTCCGGTGCCAGAGCCGTTCCAGCGGCGATGCGTAACTCGGAAGCGCCATGATCTATCCCAGCTTCAGATTATCGATGCCGACGAGGCGGTCATAGACCCAGTAGAGGATCAGAACTCCGGCCAGCAGGATCGCCGCCAGCGCGGCGGCCATCGACCAGTTCAGCGTTCCGGTCATATGTTCGGCAATCATGTTGGAGATGAGCTGCCCGGACGAGCCGCCGACAAGCGCCGGGGTGATGTAGTATCCCACAGCGAGAATGAAGACGAGCAGCGCGCCGGCCCCCAGCCCCGGCAGGGTCTGCGGGAAATAGACCCGGCGGAACGCGGTCCAGCTCGTCGCCCCGAGCGAGCGCGCCGCGCGGACATAGGCCGGGTTGATTGTCCGCATCACCGAATAAAGCGGCAGGATCATGAAGGGCAGCAGGATATGGGTCATCGCCACGATGGTGCCGACCTGATTATACATCATCTCGAGCCGGCCATTGCTGTCGATCACGCCGAGCCAGACGAGCGTGTCGTTCACAACGCCCTGCTGTTGCAGCAACACCATCCATGAGCTCGTCCGCACGAGCAGCGAGGTCCAGAAGGGCAGCAGGACGAGGATCATCAGCAGGTTGGATTTGCGCATCGGCAGCGTCGCCAGCAGATGCGCGACGGGAAAACCCAGCAGAAAGGTCAGCGCGGTGATCAGGCCGGACAGCCACAATGTGCGCAGGAACAGCATCACATAGACCTGCCGGTGTTCGGCGACAGGTGTGATGTTTCCGTCGATATCGCGCGTGCGGTCCACCGAGGCGAGATAGAAACTGTCCGTGTAGGCCGTCGAGGCACCGCGCATCGCCGCCCAAATCTCGGCATCGGCCCATTCCTCGTCGATCTCCAGCAGGGCCTGCTGATAGGGCGGCTCGATGCCGCGACGGACCTGGCGACCGGTCGAGGTGAAAAGCGACCGGGTGCCGGGAACCTCGTAATTGATCCGCGTGCCGACCGTGCCGATGCTGCGTTCCTCGGCAGATGCGAGAAGATCGCGGGCGAGCGCGGCAAAGGCGGCCTCGTCTGGCGTGGTTCCGGGCGGATTTTCAGCGAACCAGGCAGAGATCTCGGGCATATTCGCCGAGAAGCCGTCATTATGCGCCGAGCGATAGAGCAGCTGACCGATCGGGACCACGAAGGTGAAGACGATAAAGGCAAGCAGCGGTGCGACGAGGAAAAACGCCCGCCGCCGTGCTGCGCGCGACGATCTGGCCAATGCCTTCTGAAGCGGCTGACCATCCGCAGTGGTCAGCTTCCCATCCGGCGCGCCGCCAGCCTCGGTGACGATGGCCGCGTGGGGATCGAGCGGAGTTGCCATATCGCTATCCTGCAAGCTCCGGCCGCAGCGCGCAGCGCCGCGGCCGGATGTGGTCCTCAGCCTGCGAGCCAGGCGTTGAAGCGCTCATTGAGTTCGGAGTCGTAATCGACCCAGAAATCGAGGTTAGAGCCAAGCGCATTGGTCATGTTCTCTTCCGAGGTCGGAAGATTCGGACCCATCGGCTCTTCGCTGCCTTCGATATTGCCGACCATCGCGGCAGCCGAGCGGCGGGGCGGGCCATAGCTGATGAACTCGGCAGCGCGGGCCTGATTCGCCGGCGCGGTGGAGAAGGCGATGAACTGCATCGCTTCTTCCATGTTCGGCGCGCCCTGCGGGATGACCCAGCCTTCCATCTCGTAGATCTGACCGTCCCAGATGATTTCGAAGGGCTGGTCGTCCTGCTGAACCGCGTCGAAGATCCGGCCATTGAACGCATAGGCCATGCTGACCTCGCCATCGGCCAGAAGCTGCGGCGGCTGCGCACCGGCTTCCCACCAGACAACCTCATCCTTTATGCTGTCCAGCTTGGCGAAGGCACGGTCCACCCCTTCGGGCGTTTCCAGCGTCGCATAGACTTCATCGGCGGGCACGCCATCAGCCATCAGCGCGAGTTCCAAGTTGAACTTCGCCCCCTTGCGCATGGTGCGCTTGCCCGGAAAAGCCTCGAGATCAAAGAAATCCGCCGGGGCGGAAGGCTTGGCATCGGCGAATTGCTCGTCGTTATAAACCAGGACCATCGAATAGACGTCAGTGCCGACGAAACAATCGGTCACGCCGCCCTCGATATAGTCATCCGTCGCGGCGGTGCCGTCCTCTGCCGCTTCCAGGGCCGAGGCGTCGATCTCTTCCAACAGACCTTCGTCGCACAGGCGCACCGCGTCGGCATATTCGACCGAGGCCACATCGGAGGTCACGTTCCCCGCCTCGACCATCGCCTTGATCGGGGTGGCGGGGTTGTCGGCATCGGCGATGTTCACAGCGATGCCGGTCTCTTCTGTAAAGGGCTTGGCATAGGCTTCGAGATGCGAATTGCCGTAGGCGCCGCCCCAGGACAGCAAGTTCACCTCCTGCGCCGAGGCTCCGAATGCCATCGTGCAGAGCGTGGTGGTCGTGATCAGGGTCTTTTTCATTCGAAATCTCCTGTTGGGTTTGGGTCGGCGCATTGGCCGTTATCATTGGACGCGGATCTGCGTCAGGCCGGCCTCCTGTCAGACCGGATCGAGCGCGCGGGCATCCTGCGGATGCCAGCCGATGCGGATATGTTCGCCGGGATTCAACCGGGTCTGGCCGTGCGTGTTGCGGAACTTCATCACGAAATCATCCTGTCCGGCGACCTTCAGCCGCGCCCGCAGAATGTCGCCCATATAGACCACCTCGGCCACCTCGGCGTCGATCCTATGCGCGCCATCCGCCATCATTCCCGGCTTGAACTCGACCCGCTCCGGCCTGATCGAGACGGTGGTGGGCTGGCCGACCTCGCGTATGTTCACCGCAGTGGCGTCGATGATCTCGCCATTCCACAGCGTGACGGTCGCCCGATCACCGTCAAGGCTGGAAATCGTGCCGCCAAGCGCGTTGTTTTCCCCGATGAACCCGGCAACGAAGCTGTTTTCGGGGCGCTCATACAGCGCCGCGGGCTCGGCCAGTTGCTGGATTCGGCCGTCGTTGAAGACGGCGATGCGGTCCGACATGGTCAGCGCCTCGGACTGATCATGGGTGACATAGACCACCGTGATGCCCAGCCGCTCGTGCAGCTCCTTGATCTCGAACTGCATATGCTCGCGCAGTTGCTTGTCGAGCGCGCCAAGCGGTTCGTCCATCAGCACCAGCTTCGGATCGAAGACCAGGGCCCGGGCAAGCGCGATGCGCTGCTGCTGCCCGCCTGAAAGCTGCGCCGGGCGGCGGGTCTCGAAACCGCCCATCTGCACCATGTCGAGCGCACGGCGGATGCGGTCGGTCCGCTCGGCCTTCGACAGCCCCCTCACCTCGAGCGGGAAGGCCAGATTTTCACCCACGCTCATATGCGGGAAAAGCGCGTAATTCTGGAACACCATCCCGATCCCGCGCTTATGCGGCGGCACCTGGTTGATGTTGCGATCGTCGAGCCGGATCTCGCCATGAGTTGCGGTCTCGAAACCGGCCAGCATCATCAGGCAGGTGGTCTTGCCTGACCCTGACGGGCCGAGCATGGTCAGGAACTCACCCCGGCCAATGGAAAGATTCAGGTCTTCGACGACAAGCGTCTGCCCGTCATAGCTTTTCTGCACATGGTCGAAGACGACGAAATCGCCGTCGCGGGTCTTGGTCGTCAAGCGCGGTCCCCTGTCGTGGATTATGGTTCTTGTCTCCGCTGGCGGCAGGTTAAGCGGGGCGGCGTCAGGATTGCAACAGCGCCGTGATGATCGCGCCCCGCGACGCACGCTGTGCCGATTTCCTGTGCAGATGCGTCGAATACCCCTTTTCAACCGCGCCCCGAGTCGTTATCTGCACGGCTTGTCGCGAGATGCGGTCGTGGCGGAATTGGTAGACGCGCAGCGTTGAGGTCGCTGTTCCCTAACCGGAGTGGAAGTTCGAGTCTTCTCGACCGCACCATCGACATAGATGAGGGCAGCAGCGATGCGCCATCAGCCTGGCCGGACCTGCCCGGCGCCTTCTGATCCAATTTCATATCGAAACGTCGCACAATGCGGGCGCCCGCTCATTTTTTTGCCGGCGTCGTTAACCGCCGATTCACCTTTTTTCTCCAAACATCTCCGCGAGCCAATGAACGGAGATCGCGGATGACTTCCCCCCTGCCCCTTCTCGCCGCTGCCATGCCGCTGCTGCTGGCCGCCTGCGCCGATGTGAACGACACGCCGGTCAGCAGTACGCCAACACAGATGACGGGCGATGATCGCAGCTTTCTGCAAAGCTCGATCACCGATCAGCTCAAGGATCCCGATGCGGCACTTTTCCGCAATCTTCGCGTCTACGAGCTCAGCGGCGGACAGGGGCGCGTGCTGTGTGGCGAGCTGAACGGCAAGAACTCCTTCGGCGCCTATGTCGGCTATGAGCCCTTTGTCATGCGCATCAAGGACGGCCAGGTGGTGTCGCAATATGTCGGCACCGGCGAAGAAGTGAGCGCGACAGGCCTGCGCGCCAAGCAAGGCTGCGAACAGGCAGCGACCGGTGAAATGAAGATCAAGGCGGATCTCGGCTGACCAGAAGCACCTGCCCGGCCATAGTGCAGCCAACGGCCACTGGCAGGCTTCCCTTTTCGCGGAGGGCTGATTAGGTCAGCCGAGATTGCGGCATGCCTTCGGGCAAGCCGCGCCCTCCGCGGAGATCACGCATGTCCCACCCAGAACCCGAATGGGTCATCAGCTCCGGCCTGACCGGCTATGAAGACGCGGTCGCGGAGATGGGGGCCCATGTCGCAGACATGCATGCGGGGCGCGCGGGCGAGCGGATCTGGCTCGTCGAGCACCCGCCCCTTTATACGGCAGGCACTTCGGCCAAGGCGGCGGATCTTCTGGATGCGAGGTTTCCGGTCCACGCCACTGGACGTGGCGGTCAATACACCTATCACGGGCCGGGACAGCGCATCATCTATACCATGCTCGATCTAAACCGCCGTGGCCGCGATGTGCGCGGTTTCGTCAAGTCGCTGGAAGGCTGGGTGATCGACACATTGGCCGAATTCGGCATCAGCGGAGAAATCCGCGAAGGCCGCGTCGGCGTCTGGGTGCCGCGTCCCGAGAAACCGGCGCTTCCCGACGGCGCGATGCGCGAGGACAAGATCGCCGCCATCGGGATAAAGCTGCGTCGCTGGATCAGCTTTCACGGCATCTCGATCAATGTCGAACCGGATCTGAGCCATTATGGCGGCATCGTGCCCTGCGGCATTTCGGGACATGGCGTGACCAGCCTCGTCGATCTGGGCCTTCCGGTTGGGATGGAGGATCTGGACAATGCGCTGCGCGCCACCTTCGCCCAACGATTCGCCGCGGAGAATTGAGTTGACCTTGCCTCGGACGATTCGTCACATTCCGGCGTGACCATATCCCTGCGACGCCTTTTTCCGGTGTTCGACAGCAAAGGAATACGAGGATGAAGACCAGCCTGATCGCCATGTTTTCCGTGCTCAGCCTCGCCGCACCCGCGCTCGCCCAGGAGGGCGACATTGCCGCCGGCGAGAAAGAATTCAACAAATGCAAGGCGTGCCACATGATCCGCGATGATTCTGGCGAGGATATCGTGCGCGGCGGGCGAACCGGTCCGAATCTCTACGGGATCGTCGGGCGGGAAATCGCCTCGGTCGAGGGTTTCCGCTATGGCGACGGGATCAGGGCGCTCGCCGAGAAAAATCCCGGAGCGAGCTGGGATGTGAACTCGCTGAAGGCCTATGTCACCGATCCGACGGCCTATCTGAAAGCGCATTCCGGCGATGACGGCGCGCGTTCGATGATGACCTTCAAGCTGAACAAGAATCAGGACGATCTGGTCGCCTTTCTGCTGAGCGTCTCGCCCGATGCGCCCGAGCAGCCTGCATCCGGCGATGGGGCGCCGCAGTAAATCGCGGATGAATTGCGACAGAATGTCGCAAGATTGACACAGCCGCCTGCGACACAGTGTTGCGCCGGCTGTGTTCTGGCAAAAAAACCCGTGTTTCCCGCATAGTTTCCCATGCTGCCCGCATTGCCGCACCCGGCCAGTATGGCTATTGTGCGGTCATCTGCCGGCCATGCCGGCCGCCTCAGGATCAACCCAGGGAGATCGCGCAATGGCCGACGCAGCCGTTCACGAATCCGGCGGACATCACGACGATCGCGGGTTCTTCACCCGTTGGTTTATGTCCACCAACCACAAGGATATCGGTATCCTTTATCTGTTCACGGCCGGCATCGTCGGCCTGATCTCGGTCTGTTTCACCGTCTATATGCGGATGGAGCTGCAGTTTCCGGGTGTGCAGTATATGTGCATGGAAGGCGCGCGGCTGTTCCCGAGCTCCGAGGAATGCACGCCGAACGGCCATCTCTGGAACGTGATGATCACCTATCACGGCGTGCTGATGATGTTCTTCGTCGTGATCCCCGCGCTGTTCGGCGGGTTCGGCAACTTTTTCATGCCGCTTCAGATCGGCGCGCCGGATATGGCGTTCCCGCGGCTGAACAACCTGTCATACTGGCTCTATGTCTGCGGCACCGCCCTGGGGATCGCATCGCTGCTGGCGCCGGGCGGCAACTCTCAGCTGGGCTCCGGCGTGGGCTGGGTGCTTTATCCGCCGCTTTCGACGACCGAGGCGGGCTCCTCCATGGATCTGGCGATCTTCGCCGTGCACGTGTCGGGCGCATCGTCGATCCTGGGCGCGATCAACATCATCACCACCTTCCTGAACATGCGCGCCCCCGGCATGACGCTCTTCAAGGTGCCGCTGTTCGCCTGGTCGGTCTTTATCACCGCATGGCTGATCCTGCTGGCCCTGCCGGTGCTGGCCGGCGCGATCACCATGCTGCTGATGGATCGCAATTTCGGCACCAACTTCTTCAACCCGGCTGGTGGCGGCGACCCGATCCTGTATCAGCACATCCTGTGGTTCTTCGGCCATCCGGAGGTGTATATCATCATCCTCCCCGGCTTCGGCATCATCAGCCATGTCATCGCCACCTTCTCGCGCAAGCCGATCTTCGGCTATCTGCCGATGGTGCTGGCCATGGCCGCGATCGGGATTTTGGGCTTCGTCGTGTGGGCGCACCACATGTATACGGTCGGCATGTCGCTGACCCAGCAGAGCTATTTCATGCTGGCCACCATGACCATCGCGGTGCCGACCGGCATCAAGGTGTTTTCATGGATCGCGACGATGTGGGGCGGCTCGATCGAGTTCAAGACGCCGATGCTCTGGGCCTTCGGTTTCCTGTTCCTGTTCACCGTCGGCGGCGTGACCGGCGTGGTGCTCAGCCAGGCACCGCTGGACCGGGTCTATCACGACACCTATTACGTCGTGGCGCATTTCCACTATGTGATGTCGCTGGGCGCGGTTTACGCCATCTTTGCCGGGATCTATTTCTGGATCGGCAAGATGTCGGGCCGTCAATATCCCGAATGGGCCGGCAAGCTGCATTTCTGGGCGATGTTCATCGGGTCGAACCTGATCTTCTTCCCGCAGCACTTCCTGGGCCGTCAGGGCATGCCGCGCCGCTATATCGACTATCCGGAGGCCTTCGCTTTCTGGAACAATGTCTCGTCGATCGGCGCCTATATCGCCTTTGCGTCGTTCCTTTTCTTCATCGGGATCGTGTTCTACACCCTGTTTGCAGGCAAGCGCGTGACCGAGAATAATTACTGGAACGAATATGCGGACACGCTGGAATGGACCCTGCCCTCGCCGCCGCCCGAACACACATTCGAGCAGCTGCCGAAGCGTGAGGACTGGGACCGCAGCCCGGCGCACTGATACCGCCCGATGACGAACAGCGGCCCCGGAGCGATCCGGGGCCGTTTTCATGTCCGGCATCGAAAATGCGGCCCGCCCGTATCACTGCCACGAGGTCACCTCATGCCCTATCAGTGGAGCAAGACCGGAAAAGAAGAGCTGCTGCTCGCTTGGCCCCACCGCTCTTTGCCGCGCCGGGGCTTCGTCTGGTTTATCGGCATCACCGCAGCTCTGCTGACCCTGCCGCTGATGGCGGTGCTGGGCAGTGTCGTGATGTGGGCGCTGCTGCCATTCATGCTCGGCGCCATTGCGGCGGTCTGGTGGGCGATCAGCCACAGCTATCGCACCGGCTCCACGCTGGAAGAGCTGCGGTT
This genomic window from Paracoccus sediminicola contains:
- a CDS encoding ABC transporter permease, translating into MALPSYASPLERLWHRSYLLLCALIFFFLIAPIVVIIPLSFNADRFFTFTQEMLSLDPEGYSLQWYDRLATFGMARPDAPRDAAWFADMWANSNWVNAAKNSLFVGVFSTILATVLGTLAALGLSRSEMPYRRLIMATLISPMIVPLIITATGLFFFYSSACVPQGSWMQDLFSPVLSNRGCLANTYLGVILAHATLGVPFVIITVTATLIGFDQSLNRAAASLGANPRTTFFRITMPLILPGVISGALFAFVTSFDEVVVVLFIAGPEQQTIPRQMWIGIREQISPAILAVATLLVGFSIALLTTVELLRRRSERIRGVTPG
- a CDS encoding AEC family transporter, with the translated sequence MSALFDVVLPVFLVVGFGYAVSWRGWFSESAVDGVMRFAQNFAVPVLLFQSIARLDLSAEFNLPMLAAFYTGALVSFAIGAFGARWMGRPPEDAVAIGFVCLFSNSLLLGVPITERAYGTEALAGNWTIIALHSPLLYTFGITVMEFTRASGQDLSIGRVAIRALTGALRTPLVIGILSGAAMNLMLQAGLVLPGSFWDGVALMARAALPSALFALGGILFRYKPEGDSRVIAMCCAVALILHPAITYGLGRLLSLDVPAMRSAVMTAAMAPGVNAYLFASIYGVAKRVSASAVLIATALSILSVSVWVMILP
- a CDS encoding ABC transporter substrate-binding protein produces the protein MKKTLITTTTLCTMAFGASAQEVNLLSWGGAYGNSHLEAYAKPFTEETGIAVNIADADNPATPIKAMVEAGNVTSDVASVEYADAVRLCDEGLLEEIDASALEAAEDGTAATDDYIEGGVTDCFVGTDVYSMVLVYNDEQFADAKPSAPADFFDLEAFPGKRTMRKGAKFNLELALMADGVPADEVYATLETPEGVDRAFAKLDSIKDEVVWWEAGAQPPQLLADGEVSMAYAFNGRIFDAVQQDDQPFEIIWDGQIYEMEGWVIPQGAPNMEEAMQFIAFSTAPANQARAAEFISYGPPRRSAAAMVGNIEGSEEPMGPNLPTSEENMTNALGSNLDFWVDYDSELNERFNAWLAG
- the ctaD gene encoding cytochrome c oxidase subunit I; protein product: MADAAVHESGGHHDDRGFFTRWFMSTNHKDIGILYLFTAGIVGLISVCFTVYMRMELQFPGVQYMCMEGARLFPSSEECTPNGHLWNVMITYHGVLMMFFVVIPALFGGFGNFFMPLQIGAPDMAFPRLNNLSYWLYVCGTALGIASLLAPGGNSQLGSGVGWVLYPPLSTTEAGSSMDLAIFAVHVSGASSILGAINIITTFLNMRAPGMTLFKVPLFAWSVFITAWLILLALPVLAGAITMLLMDRNFGTNFFNPAGGGDPILYQHILWFFGHPEVYIIILPGFGIISHVIATFSRKPIFGYLPMVLAMAAIGILGFVVWAHHMYTVGMSLTQQSYFMLATMTIAVPTGIKVFSWIATMWGGSIEFKTPMLWAFGFLFLFTVGGVTGVVLSQAPLDRVYHDTYYVVAHFHYVMSLGAVYAIFAGIYFWIGKMSGRQYPEWAGKLHFWAMFIGSNLIFFPQHFLGRQGMPRRYIDYPEAFAFWNNVSSIGAYIAFASFLFFIGIVFYTLFAGKRVTENNYWNEYADTLEWTLPSPPPEHTFEQLPKREDWDRSPAH
- a CDS encoding DUF2244 domain-containing protein encodes the protein MPYQWSKTGKEELLLAWPHRSLPRRGFVWFIGITAALLTLPLMAVLGSVVMWALLPFMLGAIAAVWWAISHSYRTGSTLEELRFAGGCIALTRHEPGKPVREWRAKAYWIRAIIRPGPVESYLVLVGDHESGREIEFGAFLAPEERVALLSELNRALARHSGRA
- a CDS encoding MBL fold metallo-hydrolase, coding for MIRVTILGCGSSGGVPRIGGNWGACNPENPRNRRRRCAILIERVGTDGRTNLLVDTGPDMVPQLLDSGIRTLDAVVWTHAHADHIHGIDDLRQLAYNAQERVKGYADAPTTQALTSRFGYLFKSPPGSQYPPICDLHPLDGPITVTGAGGDIRVTPFTVPHGAITALGLRIETASGGIIYLPDVQHIPDEAWDIIGTPEIFICDALRYKPHPSHAHLALAVEWINSARARQGVLTNMHIDLDYDEVANETPDHVVPAYDGMVLEARS
- a CDS encoding ABC transporter permease — protein: MATPLDPHAAIVTEAGGAPDGKLTTADGQPLQKALARSSRAARRRAFFLVAPLLAFIVFTFVVPIGQLLYRSAHNDGFSANMPEISAWFAENPPGTTPDEAAFAALARDLLASAEERSIGTVGTRINYEVPGTRSLFTSTGRQVRRGIEPPYQQALLEIDEEWADAEIWAAMRGASTAYTDSFYLASVDRTRDIDGNITPVAEHRQVYVMLFLRTLWLSGLITALTFLLGFPVAHLLATLPMRKSNLLMILVLLPFWTSLLVRTSSWMVLLQQQGVVNDTLVWLGVIDSNGRLEMMYNQVGTIVAMTHILLPFMILPLYSVMRTINPAYVRAARSLGATSWTAFRRVYFPQTLPGLGAGALLVFILAVGYYITPALVGGSSGQLISNMIAEHMTGTLNWSMAAALAAILLAGVLILYWVYDRLVGIDNLKLG
- a CDS encoding ABC transporter ATP-binding protein; this encodes MTTKTRDGDFVVFDHVQKSYDGQTLVVEDLNLSIGRGEFLTMLGPSGSGKTTCLMMLAGFETATHGEIRLDDRNINQVPPHKRGIGMVFQNYALFPHMSVGENLAFPLEVRGLSKAERTDRIRRALDMVQMGGFETRRPAQLSGGQQQRIALARALVFDPKLVLMDEPLGALDKQLREHMQFEIKELHERLGITVVYVTHDQSEALTMSDRIAVFNDGRIQQLAEPAALYERPENSFVAGFIGENNALGGTISSLDGDRATVTLWNGEIIDATAVNIREVGQPTTVSIRPERVEFKPGMMADGAHRIDAEVAEVVYMGDILRARLKVAGQDDFVMKFRNTHGQTRLNPGEHIRIGWHPQDARALDPV
- a CDS encoding c-type cytochrome, whose translation is MKTSLIAMFSVLSLAAPALAQEGDIAAGEKEFNKCKACHMIRDDSGEDIVRGGRTGPNLYGIVGREIASVEGFRYGDGIRALAEKNPGASWDVNSLKAYVTDPTAYLKAHSGDDGARSMMTFKLNKNQDDLVAFLLSVSPDAPEQPASGDGAPQ
- the lipB gene encoding lipoyl(octanoyl) transferase LipB, which encodes MSHPEPEWVISSGLTGYEDAVAEMGAHVADMHAGRAGERIWLVEHPPLYTAGTSAKAADLLDARFPVHATGRGGQYTYHGPGQRIIYTMLDLNRRGRDVRGFVKSLEGWVIDTLAEFGISGEIREGRVGVWVPRPEKPALPDGAMREDKIAAIGIKLRRWISFHGISINVEPDLSHYGGIVPCGISGHGVTSLVDLGLPVGMEDLDNALRATFAQRFAAEN